The stretch of DNA CCGGGACCGGCGGCTGCTTCTTCATCTTgttggaggaggcggcggcaggagcCGGCAAGCTGGGCTTGGCCTTGGCGTTGCCGCCGGTGCGGAtcctgcgcgccgccgcgtcgtagGCCAGCACCGCCGCTTCCGCCGAGTCGAAGGTACCGAGCCAGACGCGGGCGCCCAGCACGGTAGTATCCCTGAtctccgccgaccaccgccCGTTCCTGCGTTGGCGGACGCCGCGGATGCGGTTcttgctcgccgccggcgccggctgctTGTCCTTTTTGGACCGGTGATCTTTGAGGACGGCTGCATCCAACACCAAAAGATTTTGGAGTTACCATACTACTATCATCTCTGTTTCGTTTCGTTTCgtacatatgctaataaatttaaaaacacaatatatataatgaagaATGGATTGACTTAAAAAATGGATGAAATAAGAAAGTGCATCTAGTCCtgatgaagaggaagaaagaaaataatagcCGTTACTCTTTCCAAAGAGTTTGGGTAGCAAATAGCTAGTtggaggatatatatatataacgaataagaaaaaaaaagcagcagcagcatatatatatatatatatattatgaaaaagaagaatatataattaaacctTTGGTGGGGATGAGAGGCTGCAGTTCCCCCGTCTCGCAGTACCTCCTGAACTCTTCCTCCAGCTTCATCTCCTCCTCATGCTCATCGTCGCTGTCGctgtccaccaccaccaccttcagctgctcctgctcgtcgtcgcggcggcggcctcgcaGATCCCCCACCGCCGGCAGAGGgtggccgccgacgccgccattCCTTCGTCCGCACATGTTTCCAGGCAGTTTGTTGTCGCAGCTTAGCTAGCAAGCCGGCCAGTGTTTCGGAGGAAGCGCATAGAGCATTAATAAATGTGGCCATCCGAGGCTGGCAGCCAGGCAGCTTTAGAGCAACTTAAATCGTATACCCAACTGCTGactatacaaattttaataattaatttatataatagtcaCATGttacacaattaatattcgGTCCCACCTACCATCCACACATATGTCTTGAAGTCTGTGTTACAGCTGCAGGCTACAAATCTGTAGCccactgctcttctctctcctcttctatCACCTTAAAATACACTTATAGCCGgcttatagcttgctattgtacctgctcttagagcaagttcaataatatagtcaactGCTGGCTACAAATTGTCTATATCcaacttaatagtcaattcatacgaTAGTCATCTgctacacaattaatatctgggctcacatgtcatacacatatatgtCTTAGAGTCCGTATTATATCTGACTACAAATCTGTAGCCCGctgctcttctctcccctctatTGTtaccttaaaatatacttatagctggcttatagcttgctattgtACTTACTGTTAGCGCGATGGCGACAACATAATATCTCTCGATCaaaatacttttaataattaaactagTGTGACATCTCCCGGTTCTCTTCCATCTCTCTCTGCTGCACTAGCTCCGTTTCaaaacatgtttattttttagttgttagatataatatttgacacttcgtcttatttaaaaaacttgtataattaatattttttattattagaggatataatataaatcttactttacgtgtgacattttttaaattttttaaataattttattaaataagacagataaTCAAACGCTGgacacatgaaaaaataaagtcttttttgGAAGGAAGGTAGTACAATACAAGAAATTCTAGAGATAAattgaatctagataaatgtttttctcgctatatttatatctacAATCgcttataatatttattgccaaatatacttataatatttaatgacGAAGGTActattaaaaaactagaagTATATAGCCACCACTCTTAATTGACGGCCGGGCGGAAAAAGCCAAGCACAGGACCGGCAGAGATGTAAGTAGGCGCAGCAGCAAATTAAAGGAACGCAGGCTACGACAGATGGATGCACAGTATTAATCTACGTaatcatcttttcgttttcgtTTTGATCATACttttaagtcaaaatttaaaattttaatattaaaattaaaattaattttgatgttctcttatcgta from Oryza brachyantha chromosome 12, ObraRS2, whole genome shotgun sequence encodes:
- the LOC102707642 gene encoding dehydration-responsive element-binding protein 1B-like, with protein sequence MCGRRNGGVGGHPLPAVGDLRGRRRDDEQEQLKVVVVDSDSDDEHEEEMKLEEEFRRYCETGELQPLIPTKAVLKDHRSKKDKQPAPAASKNRIRGVRQRRNGRWSAEIRDTTVLGARVWLGTFDSAEAAVLAYDAAARRIRTGGNAKAKPSLPAPAAASSNKMKKQPPVPAVPKKMKKPVVPAAAEMVPGDGEPAGELAPVLLADALEATDGWEFEPYYGMSLHGLQGGVYADDVPADELQGGGAGATVYAADYGCLWSF